The Kordia sp. SMS9 genome window below encodes:
- the gap gene encoding type I glyceraldehyde-3-phosphate dehydrogenase, with translation MIKIAINGFGRIGRNLFRLLLNHPTIEVVAINDLADTRTLSHLLKYDSIHGVLPNEVSHTETAIIVDGKLYPVLNIATLDALNWKPYAIDFVVEATGKFKTEALLNHHITNGAKKVILSVPPQDDAIKMVVLGVNEHILDGSETIISNASCTTNNAAPMVKVINELCGIDQAYITTIHSYTTDQSLHDQPHRDLRRARGASQSIVPTTTGAAKALTKIFPALSDVIGGCGIRVPVPDGSLTDITFNVKKETSIEAINTAFKKAAATNLKGILSYTEDPIVSVDVIDNPYSCTFDSLMTSVIGKMVKVVGWYDNEIGYSNRLIDLMLYISNK, from the coding sequence ATGATAAAAATCGCCATTAATGGTTTTGGAAGAATTGGTCGAAATTTATTTCGGCTATTATTGAATCACCCAACAATTGAAGTCGTTGCCATCAATGATTTAGCGGACACACGCACACTCAGTCATTTGCTAAAATACGATAGCATTCATGGCGTTTTGCCAAACGAAGTAAGTCATACCGAAACTGCTATTATCGTTGATGGAAAATTATATCCTGTACTAAATATTGCTACGTTGGATGCACTCAATTGGAAACCGTATGCTATTGATTTTGTGGTAGAAGCCACTGGAAAATTTAAAACGGAAGCATTGCTGAATCATCATATCACAAACGGAGCAAAAAAAGTAATATTGTCCGTTCCGCCGCAAGATGATGCCATTAAAATGGTGGTTTTAGGAGTCAATGAACATATTTTAGATGGTTCGGAAACGATCATTTCCAACGCTTCTTGTACTACGAATAATGCTGCGCCAATGGTAAAAGTAATTAATGAATTGTGCGGAATTGATCAAGCGTATATTACTACAATTCATTCCTACACAACCGATCAAAGTTTACACGATCAGCCACATCGCGATTTACGCCGTGCGCGTGGAGCAAGTCAAAGCATTGTACCAACAACTACGGGAGCTGCCAAAGCGTTGACGAAAATATTTCCAGCACTTTCTGATGTCATTGGTGGTTGTGGAATTCGCGTTCCTGTTCCCGATGGTTCGTTAACCGATATTACTTTTAATGTGAAAAAAGAAACGTCTATTGAAGCAATTAATACAGCCTTTAAAAAAGCAGCAGCAACTAATTTAAAAGGCATTCTTTCGTATACAGAAGATCCAATTGTGTCCGTAGATGTGATAGACAATCCGTATTCCTGTACGTTTGATTCGCTCATGACTTCCGTGATAGGAAAAATGGTAAAAGTCGTCGGTTGGTACGACAATGAAATTGGCTATTCGAATAGATTAATTGATTTAATGCTATATATTTCAAATAAATAA